Below is a window of Scatophagus argus isolate fScaArg1 chromosome 24, fScaArg1.pri, whole genome shotgun sequence DNA.
TCACACACAAGAGGAGACTATGCactggtgtttgtgttgtttaacaTCCCCCAAGGCCagtgtgaatttatttttagccgcaaacatcactgaaaataaatcaaatatccTTTCCAAGCACTCGAGGATTCAggaagaaaatgtcagaaaagctCAGGTGTAGTGTGAagcccagagagagagacagagagagaaacaagttCGTTTTCCCAGTTGTATCAATAGTTTATTACATACTAtctcataaaaacattttcaactttttCCACATATAAACACCGCAAATTGGTACATTTACAAATCTTCAACCGTCCAAAGTCATACaaaaatgaacactgtgatAAGTCAATACACAAGACGCTCTATTATCACAAGGACTGCGTGTGCTGCACTGGATGTACGCCTGCATGTGAGAATCTATGTGCATCGGTCTGTTGAGTCCACATGTTGCAGCCAGAGTTTTGCTTTGCTCAAACAAGTCGTCGTTTGTGAATCAGTGGCAATGGAGACACATTTACAAGATAAATATTTTGGATGTTAATCCTATTCAGGCACTGACTGGATGATCAGACGATTTGAGCAACCTGACCAACTGATGGGGAATACTGAGAAACCACAGCAAGTTATCAGTGTTTATCACGTTTCCGAGTAAAATGTCACCTACGTCACAGACTGCTCGTCATAGTTGTattacagttcagttttaacCACAGAACAAGAAGTTGTACCAAAAGTTCCTAGCTCACCctaaaataattcagttttactTTGTGAATCTTAACACCAATCACAAAGACACtccttattttttatttgttttattttattttattttttttgcctctaTGCTAATTCAAAAAGTGAATCAAAAAGGCccgcgcgcgcacacacatgcaaataagttaacatgaaaaaagtaaacaatttcaaggaaaaaaaaagaaaaaagttttggtTTGGAGTTTTAAAACGTGTAagtaaatgcaaaaataaattagcaGCTTAAATCATGGTACATTCACATGAGTTGTTTACTACTAAATACAGTGACATGAACGAGGCTGAAACGCTAATGATACAAATGTTCCAGGCTGATCGTGCAAAGTGGAGACCAAAGTTTATAGAAACCAAATACTAATGTGCAATTTCAGAATCCACAACGTGACTGAGAAATTGTGCAATCAAtcgagagaaaataaaaagaatatcCTGTGTCCTTTCAGTGGGTTAAAAGTTTCCGAGAAGCTCCGAACGTCATCAGTGTGACAAACGCGTCACGGCGATCTGCTTCTCGttctgttcctctctgtgtttttgtctcatctCAGAATCCCGGTAGCGTTGAGCGCTGAAGTTTTCCAGAGGAGCACGTGGACTCCTGTCTCTTCTTCGGATATTTCTGCTATATCCACCacacgcctgcctgcctgcccgtcCCCTCCGCCTCATTAGGCAGGCATTACTCATACGGCTGTTGGGCAAGAAAACTGTTATTCCGCCTCACTGCGGGCAGACCGAACTCTGCACGCTCATGTGTCGGTGCTGCACTTCCGCTGCTGCGTCACTTCAGGCTGGGAACATGTGGCGCAGGCACAGTCGCCGCCGCAGTCGCCGAAGCGGGGGACTGGTAGGTGCGCAGCAGCACCTTGTGCTTGGTGGCGCCCTCTGCGCGACGGCATTGCTGCTCCACCAGGAACTCTTTGAGTCGGCTGGAGGTGAAGGTCAGAGTCTGTCTCCTCAGCTTCATAAGGTAGGAGTCCTGCAGCCAGGCCTGGGAGAAGCAGTCCCGTGTCGTCGGACGGGCCCTGAAAATGCACATACAAATATGAAGAACTCAACATTTcacgtgtttttgtttttcatcaaatTTTGTTGGCACCCACCATGGGAAACTGCTCAACATTTTCTTGAGAAAGGCGGAGGCACTTTGGGACACATTAGGGTACAGTTTTGTTGGGTCAAACTTGGCTATTAGGATTTTGGATTCAACTTGTTGAGGGTCTTTATCTTCGAAGGGCAGTCGACCACTGAGCCTGAACACAGGAAAAACAGGTTCACTCAATTGGCAAAATTGTAAAATGAGTTCTATTATCGACTGAGCTCTTGACAAAGAATAAATTTAAAACGTCAAGTAATTTAAACTTGTCTTACATGACATACGTGACAACTCCAACCGCCCAAACGTCCGCAGGAGGACCAACCACTTCACCTTTTATCATCTCAGGAGCTTGGATCACGAAAGgatgaaaatagagaaaaatcaGTGATCTGTCTTTTGATGTGGACCTACGggacttaaaaaacaaactagaGACAAACGAACAGTATCTGTACATCAACCAAGCCAGCAGACGTTGTTGTCCTCACCCATGTACTCCAGCGTTCCTGCTCCTGCATCCTGGTGTTTGAGGCTGAGGGGGTTGAAGCTCTGAGCGCTTCCAAAGTCCACGATCTTGATGGCGTTGAGGTTGGTCACCATGATGTTGTCGGGCTTCAGGTCCAGGTGGAGCACGCGGCGGTTGTGGAGGTACTCGACCCCCTGGAGGATCTGGACCAGGTAACCCACCACGTCATCCTCAGAGTAACGGAACCTTTTGTGAGGTAGAAAGGAGGTTCTCAATCGGTCCTCATACTGGAAAAGTACACGCAAGTCCACTGATAGAGTAGAGAGGAAAGTTCTTTTCAATGTGTTCATTTGCTCTTAATATCTGAGAAGAACCCATCTAAGATGGCTGAAGAgctgaaaagaagaaagcagcagatccAGATGGACTTCCTGTAGatgtttattcagtttttaaaaattaaagagCATCAAGTCATCCATTCTTCACTTCCATACTCATCTACTGTAGACTCTCTAGAAATCATCTGGGGAATAACTCAACAAAACTGACTTTATACATCCACATATActccaaacaaaatgtcagaaaagtttctgtctgtctgcgtttGTGCATCTCAGTATGAGGTGACACATCCAGCGTCCTACCTGTCTATGAGGCTGTACAGCAGCTCTTTGCCTGTGCAGTACTCTGCCACCAGCACCAGGTAGCGCGGCGTGACGTAGGCTTCGTGCAGGGCCATGACCTTCTCGTTGTGAAGGGATTTCAGGATCTCGTACTCCTTCAGCACTTCCTGCTTGTTGTCCTGGCTGTACGGGATGATCTTTGCCATGAAGATTTTGCCCGTCGCGTTCTCGCGGCACTCTCGGATGACTCCAAACCGACCcctggagaaaaaacaaaaaagaacagacaaaagtattacaGCAAAGAACTGTGGCAAAAGGTAGGAGACTGGAGGTTGTTAGCGAGTAAGTATTTTCAAAGTGAAGGCCGAAGCAATAACCTTCCATCTCACCTCGCTTTCTCATCGAGGAAAGTGTAGGGCTTCTGTGGAACTCCCTGTCGCAGAGCAGTGGAGGGCGCAGTGCGTCCTGATGGGTTGCCTCTGGTGGGGGTACTGGCCCTGTCCCCAATGGGGCTCAGGCTGGAGGTCTGGAGCACTTGTGGGGAAAAGGAAACAGGAGTGGGGGGGACGTGAGCCGTGACGGTGGTGGTGGGGACGTATGTGGGCACAGAGGCCACTGCTGGTTTTGTTGGAATCGATGGAGGGGTTACAAGAGGTGGCGGTGGCGATACTGGTGGGGTCTGGGTCATAGGAGACACCACATTCACCGGGCTCTGGGGTTTGGGGAGCACAAAGGGTGGAGGAGCTTTGACTGTGggtggagagggaagaggggagcGTATTTTTGGAGCATCCTCAGCTGTTGTGCCTGCGGATGGTAATGATGGGTTTGTTGCAGGACTGTAAGGCAGAGAGGATGGAGGGGTAGGAGTGACCTCCATTTTGGATGGTGCTGTGGGCAGAAGAGGTAATGCAGCAGGGGCGGCTGCAACTTTCAGAGATGTGGTGGTGGAAGAGATGGTGGAGACAGGCATCCTGGGAGCGTTGTTCTGGGCTGGTTTAAGGGGAGGCTCTGGTTCAGGTGGAGGTGGGACTGTCTTCACGACGGGAACGACAGGTGAAGGTCCTCCAACTGTGAAATACAATCACATGcgtatttgatatttttttaacttgatgTGCTTTAAAGGAACATAACAGAACTccagttgattttttttgaaGATATTGAGGGATCATCCTCTTATCAGTTTACCATTTCAGTGCAAGTCCTGTCCAGTCCAGTATCGTGTCCCTGAATTTTGACAGTGTGTAAAATACCTGTTGAGTCCAGGCTGACTGGAGCAGAGCAGTTGCTGTATGGCCCTTGTCCTGCTTTGTTGGTGCAGGTGACACGGAACCTAAATGTGCCGCCTGGTGGCAGGTCTGTGACATTGTAGTAGCAGTCGACGACTCCTGTGGCAACCGTCAGCCAGTTTGAGTCACCTGCAGGACAGAGGGAAGAGCCATGACTGAGAGTTGCTGTGATCTTTCTGGACAGAGCATACAGGTATAAATGACCACATTCCACTTCAAATTTTGTACATAATTAACTTTGTATTCTGGAGGGGAAATTAAAAGTAAATCATCGCCTGGTTTGTTCTCTCTAATAGGCAAACATGTTGTGGTTCACATATTGGACACTAGATGGCGGTGTTGTCAAACTGATAAAATGAAGTGAATAGAAACTAGAAATGACACACAATACTCAATTTTACGTATACGCCAACAAGTTAAGGCCCCAGTTTGTCTGCTGAAAAGTATCATATTTCTTATGCGGGTATGGTAAAACTGACTTAAATCACAACGTAAATTAAGCATTGATAGACGATCTGGAATGAGACAACAGAACAACACGTCAGAATGAAATCCATCAGACCAATAAATATTCACAAACTCTGAGTCAAAGCTTATGCGATTTAACTTTACTCCACCACACTGtgagataatgatgatgattcatCTCACATCATGACATAAAGTTTGGACAGCAGCACTGTTGCCGTCACTATTCCCACATGGACtgactcattttctctgtttaagTGGTGTCTGCGGATTTGGAGACTTACTTCCCGGAGCTTTCTTCACATACAGcacaaaaccaaacactggctaaGCCCTTCAAGAGCTGATACTTCCGAGGAGCTTGTAACCTTCAGCTTAATTTCATTTTACCTCACCTGGGGATACCACATCATGCTGACAATAGTACACAAAGGGAATGCGATTTTAAATCCACCAAAACGGCCAACAAACCACATAACAGCAAAGCAAAGTtctttttaaccaaaaaaaggtttttctaggatgaataaaaaaaagtatgtagGGGAACTACCATGTTCAAAAGCCAAAAGTCACTcaccttctgtctttctttccaggGTGTAGCTGCATGGAGGTTTGGTGTCTGCTGGCTTCCACAGCACCAGGACTGTGTTGTTGTAAGTCTGGGGGACCTCAGGGGTCCCTGGTCGCTTTGGGATACCTTCagcaggaaggagggaaagcaggagggagagaaaaagcacaaaTCAGATGAGTGTACGTCATGCAGAAACACGTGACCCAGATGTGACTGCGTTTGTGATGAGTTACACTTTAAATATCCAGACattcctgcattttgttttgtttgtatgtgaaagGTTGAAACTGTTTCGAGTATGTGGTTTTAAAGGGTGGTAATGTGGGTGGTTTCAAGTGTGATTATAAGTTTTTTTGAATTGGGTATAGTTTACATTCCATTATAGCAATCAGTGATACAGCATGgcttattttatttactcaaaaaacaaaaaaaaacaaaaaaaagattcaagATACCAAAGAGGAAATGATTTTCTCAGGCCTAAGGTACAAAAACAATCTAGAAatggtttcagttttgttgctaACCCAAACCAAACTTGACACAAATAGTGTCATTCCTTAATTTCAAAATACATTTCCCATTTGGCCTGTGCACCAGCATGAACAACGGAGCCGATGCTCCAGGCGAGATAAGCTGTCTGAAGTATTTTTCGAGGGGAGAAAAATAGCCTCAGTGGCTGAGATTAGTAAGACTACATGTCCACAGCCATAACAAATGAAGTTCAAACACAATCGATTGCATCTGACACCTGAGAAATATATCTTCCACTGAAGCCTCGAAACACGATCATTGTTGCATTTGAGAGCAATACTGACACAAAGCTGCTCTTATTACACACTATTTGCACGCTGCAGTCCTAAACGCGGCCTGCCACAGCTGATTTCAAATTACTGGAAGCATCATTTGTTCTTATTACATGATGAACATGAGAAAAACCCATTAGGTTAATCTCCTGTAAATTGAATCTGCTGTCATTAATATTCATTTGGACTGTATAAATATTCATACCATTCTTCCtgctgttaaattaaattatgtaaaataCATCATGTTATGATAATTACTGTATGACTACGACAGGCAAAGGAGCAGTTGGACTTCACTGTACTCaattttgttaaaataacaaattaactataaaatatatttgaataaCGATGGGTACTTACAGGCTATGGACAACGTGCAGGACGTGGTGATGGTAGCTATGGGGTTTGTAGCTACACATTCATAAACTCCATCGTCCCTCCTGCTGGACTTCATGATCATCAGAAGCTGCCTGCCATCTGGGTGGGCGATCAGGCTGATTCTGTCATCCGCCTCCAGTGGTTTCCGATCTGGAAAGCACAAAATAATGTAAGCATCTGAGGCGGCTTTTAGAAGATTTTTAGAATTTAAGAAAGTTACCTTTCATCCATGTGACTTCCGGATGTGGACTTCCAGCCGGAAGGCAGGTAAGAGTGACGGGTTCCCCCTCCAGCAAGACGTGGTCtttcagtttgatgtggaaCACGGGCGCAAAATCCGAAGCCGAGCGGATAAACTGCTGGCTTTTTGACAAACCGTCCTCTTTGGGGGCGGATGAAGGCAGATCAGACTGAGAGggggttttgtcttttttgctcCTTGTCAAACCCCACCTGTCCCACCGTGATCGCCTGTCACTCTCCGAGGCTTTTTCGGAATGAATGCTAGAAGTGGATTCAATTGATTCCTTGGATGCACCAGCGCTGGCCTGTTTTGCCAGCTGATTCTCAGGGATTCCCATTCCTTTGAGTCCACGTCCTTCAGACTGGGAATGACGATGGCGGGTAAACAAGGGTGTCCTCTTTCCTTCTGcgtcctcttttctctcttcagacTGACTGCGGATTTTCGTGGATATCCCGGCCACTTTGTTCTCAAACTTGTGCCGCATTGCCAGGACAGGCGAATCAGTGACTTTCTTCAGAACCTTTTGTGCCAGCTCTTTCTGACTTCCCTCAGCATCTttgtccttcctctcctctgactGGGTCCTTATTTTGGCAGAGATTCCTGCCACTTTGGACTCAAACTTGCGCCTCATAGCAGAAACCGATGACTCgtcagcttttctttgttctctctcaTCCAGCTGCCTCTGTGCCCCTGCACTGTTCAGCTCCTTAGTATCCAAGGACTTACTGCGGCCAATAGCCCATGAAACCCTCTTGCTTACAGCAGTTTCCTGCACATCTtgatgtttttcctcctttagTTTTTCACCCTTCTTATCTATAGATGCTGACCTCTTGGACCGCAAGGAAAACCTCCCAATTAGACCAAGAcctgtttctttgtcttcttctctcaaATCTTGAACAGATTTGGATTTCTCCTGTAGTCCTTTGGATATCATTTCAAGAGGTGCCCCCCTTGGCCCTGGCCTGTAAACCTCTTCACCCCCCATGACAGTCTTCCGGCTTAGCACAGGTGATTTCTCCTCTGATTTGTTTCTAGTCAGTTTTCTGAGACCACGGGTCAGAGACGACTCCCGCTTCTTGAACCTGGCTTCAAAGACCTCCTCGGAGTCGATGTCTTTGATGTCTGTTCGGAGCACAGGCTGGCGGGGGATGGCAGGAAGGTCAGCGTCTGATGACGTGGATACAGAACCAGGAGATCGGGCGGCAGTTGCTACTTTGgcaaaaactgctgcatgctCGGATGAAGTTGGGGTATCCGTGGACTTTGTGTCGTTTGGCATGGCTGTAGCAGTGGGACGTTTGGATTGGGCCTTGTCAGATGTTTGAGAGGGTGCTGAAACAGCTTGAATGACACTGGCATATGCAGATGACGGATTAAAATTTTGTGGTGTTTCCTCGTCTGCCTTCATatcattttcattaatatgtaattcctgattttctttcttctcttcctcttcatcatcctcttctaTTACAATTATGGGAGCAATTACAGAGGGGGATCTGGACTCAGATGCTCCTTTATCTGCCTTGTCTAACTGGGTTTTGGTCCTTTTCTCTGCGACCTCATCTATGTCATTCTCATTCATACTTTGCATATCTTCATGTTGTTTcacactgttctgtttttgctgttggtCCAAACCTCCTGGTGCTGGGAGTATAAAGGAGGTCTTCTTAGTAGGTGAGGCAGATGCTGACTCAAGTGCTGTTTGTTCTGCAAGTGCGGACATTGAGGTTGCCTCCTGGAGCTTCTTCCCTTCTATGCTCCCACTGCCCACTGATGGGATCTCTAAGGGGGCTCCAAACCTGCGGTGCAGGGGCATGGGCTCAGAATCCCCCTGAGTGAAGGAGGCGCTTTTACGGAAAACTTTGGTCTGAGGCCTGTCCTCGCCAGGGCTCTCAGATGATGCTGCTCTGGTGAGTGTTGATGGCCCCGCTCTGGATTTCCTCAAATTTCGATCTAGAGACCCTGTGCGCCTCTCATCGTCAATGCCAAGCGTTTCAAATAAAGGCCCTCGCAGGCCGCTCATCTTTTTGTCCATGCTTCCTCCCCTGAGCAACCGCTGTCTCATCAGTTCCAGTTTTAAGGCATAATCCTCCTGGCTTAACTTTGCTGCCCCAGGGCTTGGACTGCGGTTGGGTAGTTCCATAGAAACAGCCTTTTTGAGGCTCTTATTACTTGTTTCTGAATCGTTGTTGGAATTTCCCTCTTCTGGGTCAATGTGGAGCAGCAATGCTGAATCAGCAGAGCTGCCTCTCCTCATGGTAGCCCGCCTGGCTTTTGTCTGCGTCTCGTCCGACTCTACACTTGATCCTTTCTTAAGTGGAGCTCGTTTTGTCATTTCCACGTTCTCCTCATTTGGggtttcctcttcatcttttaCTCCTTTTTCATCGGCCTGTCCTCTCATACCTGCTATGTCATTCTTTTTCCTTGTCCCATCAGCAGCGACACAAGGCCAGACATCTTCGTCCCCTGGGATCTCATTAAGGGAGACCCTGGAACCAGAAAAGACCATGGACAGTGGCATAGGAATAAAGGGAAGCTCATCCACATCTGCATCTGAgtcggaggaagaggagggcgGTGGGGAGCCTTCTTTTAAATGCCGTGGCACAGCAATGGAGACGTGGCTAGATGAGTCATTCAAGAGCTCTGGGATCGACCGCATCACCATCTTGGATTTGTAGCTGATAAGGGAACGCTGAAAAAGCCATTGAAGGACAATGTGAGAGAGTGTattataaaatttaatttcCCTACTCGACATGCAAAGAGTCCAATCTGGGTCAATAACACAGTTTTCAAACTCAAACGTGTTTGCAATCACTATGAATTAATCAGCACAGGGCTTTATTAAATCCTTCTAAATAAATTCAAGTGAAAGTGGTTTCAGAAAGTAATTTGATCAAAGTTAGCGTGCTATTTTTGCCAGGAAGTACTTGTTTGACTGATTTTGTCAGGTTTTATGTAAAACAGACCGAAAACTATGGCATCTTCAATGGCAGAAAGCAATATAATTTAAGGTGGATGTAAAACTACTCTCATCTATGACAAATCCAATGTGAATTATGCCGTTATTTTTGTCTAAAACTAACTTACTGACTCTCTGGGGAAGAGCCCTTGAAGCCCTTGAAGGCTTTACGTCCCGGTGGCTTACCTGCCATCGCCTTCTAGACAAAACTTGCTTCAGCATAGCTGTGCTGATGCTCTTGTTCGTCGGGGACTGCAATATAAAAACCGTCAActtttatgaaatatgaatgcCATTCTTATGACACACTGAAACAACTGACGCAGGTTGACATATATTCTAAATGCTAACTGACCTTGAACCATGGATGACGAAGGCACTCAATGGCACTGGGTCTCCtgagaaagggaaaaatgtGGATAAGCGTAAGGATCATTCTTAAATGTtaagaattgttttttttaaaatataaatgtctaTGGTAAATGATCGGACAGAGCCACCAAGATACTTACAGTCTGTCCACCACCAAAAGTTTGATGACAAATCCCTTTGCTTCTTTGCAGAGGTCAGAAAACATGCTCTCCTCAAACGCCACATTGTAGTTACGGATGTTTAAGGCAGTGGCTCTGTCATTCTCACCAGCAAAAGGAGACACACCAGTCAggctaaaatatatataaaaaaaacatcattatcaacaaaacaaaacacttttgaGCAAGATTTAGCTGCGTGTTCCATTATATTGCAACTACAAAACTGCATATTCTGTGACAAAACATACCAGAGGTAAGTGATGACACCAACAGGCCTGTGTGAGCGCAGGACAGATGAATGACAGTTAATATTCAGGAAGAACATAAAAGACAAGAGATTTTACTGCGTTGCAGTTAACAGAGTGGCAGCCTGCGGTGTGCAGTCACTTCTGGAGAGCAGGTGGCTCACCATATGTCTGTTGCTGTGGAGACGGGAGTTTGGTTAACAATCTCTGGTGCAACATATTCTGGCGTGCCGTATTTGCAGTAGCGCTCCTCAGAAGAATCCAATTTCATGGCATTTCCAAAGTCACAAATGCGGATCTGGTCACTCCCAGGACTTgccattaaaatattttcaggcTAAAGAAGGGGCGtatcaaaaacaacaatgttaGGCACTTGGGAAAGAATAGAACAATCTTGATCAAATAAATTTAACGCAGCACCAGAGGTGGGATGGACTGGTACCTTAACATCGAGGTGGGCAATGTTTTTTTGGTGAAGGTAACGAAGGCCTTCCAAAACCTGCTGAATACTACTGCGGATCTGTAGAGAAACACAAGGGAATGAACTTAAAAGTCACGTTACATAATGATAGCGCAGTGCAGTCAGCAGAAGCACACAAACCTCCACTTCCTTGACTGTTGTTTTCTTGGCCATTCTTTCCAGCAACTCCTCGTGACATCTTCAGATAATAgttgagggaaaaaagagagccGTGACTTGACTGTGCAGTCCAAGTGGTAGGTGCATGAGAAATGAATTATAAATGAGCAAAACTCCCACACATCTTATCTCTTGCTAATTCCACTCATCGGTGatgagtcagagagaaaaagctgTGCTGCGCTTCATTCATGCCTCCAGGGGACTGCAGAAGACATTAGGATTAATGCTTTGGATCTTTAGTGTCCTTGAGATGCATTTAAGTGCACTTTTGTTCAGCAGTGAAGCAGATAAAATTTGAAACAGTACTGCAGGAAAGCTGGTGCCTTTTTCA
It encodes the following:
- the spega gene encoding striated muscle preferentially expressed protein kinase isoform X4; protein product: MSSFLHQKPRTQGDCGYGTAAQVTLACIPAWPPMRWERQAVVPSWPLWTLVKRTGHSTRTFGRFTHDSETTEDETTEPQMEPKEGPGRHQDKAGRRGPSGEGGGMIDYNPDAPDRRATLPGSYDPVVERELRALGSRPPGPHLDPTNSARTETADESQGLCPHASLSSPQPPPSTYKNSISTPNQDLDKTKNSDHQSSKTDQPSSVHSVVMTPKLARAGPKIFDKVRAFEERRASVDLPSGVGSVSGFGRAASFDSDDSGKKTGGPSKEEGQILQGAAQKRAAFKQRASSLEDKTSYSQRVQSYQSKFAEELQRIKKLVGKSSLKKAYSTEQLPQKERLTTGKLEPIPPQVVKKLEARERAVEDRKAGEREGNSRLHISLQGQGKGLGDQSNNPEKDKMTQPDSLGKTVDISSRGSTGKISVTMETPPVHQLPGQPLPTAAGTILSRETLQSSLAADKDRVVATSQKSSFTDLGTDSKRDTKMDNKADPRSPSPHGKRASPITVREPGSLYPPKPPRLTPSPTPSISPLVKRRKAEAGRTSPALKLNVPTILVEDEPMETECVTQGSNEETKTRRKEVKVRKSKKGRSAQARSPEDGGSSDDSYLSADEEPAEGPRFRSPLENTTASSGTEATLKCIINGSPPPTVTWRKNNVEIRSDAFHVVKAEGEKHSLVIKQMRPNNAGSYCATAVNPAGRASCSATLYIQSEPTHIQCGKLAGAMEVSSPTQSDEEYLSPQEEAMELGGSPVLSKSVRFKEPPSFQVAPCDQGVTEGQDVVISAKVSGQPKPIVYWLKDRVTVKTAGRFAVQETDDGTVEMRIVSAQRSDAGLYVCKIVSEYGTKQAECRVEVKANAAQMALKITRELKDVAVRAGESAMFECHITGPPDVDVDWLSNGKLIQPALLNCKMHFDGRRCRLLLNSVHEDDSGTYTCKLSTAKEELTSSANLRVTPSREPLFTRKLDILEVIEGRTARFDCKVSGSPAPRVTWMHFETRVEDSENVHVLQEGGRHSLVITHVSSNTEGFYTAVAQNIYGKSECTAELYMQEPRAAISSHMAKLEKMPSIPEEPEVLESEVEKRTMPDFVKPLADVEVIEGKEAVLKCKVAGLPYPTIGWYHNGKRIESSEERKMTQYRDVHSLIIRSACHAHGGVYKAVISNKVGKAACYAHLYVTDIVPDPPDGPPVIEAITGKTISLSWKRPKRLDPSLDSSSLLYVVQQQPLGSIQWSVVASNLRETNYTVTSLSKGVRYAFRVLTSTGKTLSKPSPSTDLVQLLDRGPYLRKAPVILDKPEIIYVVENQPASITITLNHVHAVVTWKRRGVVLVNRPGMYEMSMPDDDQHTLKLQRVRSTDVGQLVVTVSNQFGSDLCTLQLAMAVPPKFETIMEDVDVHIGETCRLAVVVEGKPDPDILWYKDDVLLSESSHFTFVYDDPEYSLVVLNACPEHSGVYTCTAKNLAGSNSCKAELTVHTERKEAAEPMEDEGTILRKMRRMTDYYDSHKEIGRGAFSYVKRVTQKKGKAEFSAKFISARGKRKALALREMEVLSELDNERILYFHDAFEKKNVLVLITELCHEELLERMAKKTTVKEVEIRSSIQQVLEGLRYLHQKNIAHLDVKPENILMASPGSDQIRICDFGNAMKLDSSEERYCKYGTPEYVAPEIVNQTPVSTATDIWPVGVITYLCLTGVSPFAGENDRATALNIRNYNVAFEESMFSDLCKEAKGFVIKLLVVDRLRPSAIECLRHPWFKSPTNKSISTAMLKQVLSRRRWQRSLISYKSKMVMRSIPELLNDSSSHVSIAVPRHLKEGSPPPSSSSDSDADVDELPFIPMPLSMVFSGSRVSLNEIPGDEDVWPCVAADGTRKKNDIAGMRGQADEKGVKDEEETPNEENVEMTKRAPLKKGSSVESDETQTKARRATMRRGSSADSALLLHIDPEEGNSNNDSETSNKSLKKAVSMELPNRSPSPGAAKLSQEDYALKLELMRQRLLRGGSMDKKMSGLRGPLFETLGIDDERRTGSLDRNLRKSRAGPSTLTRAASSESPGEDRPQTKVFRKSASFTQGDSEPMPLHRRFGAPLEIPSVGSGSIEGKKLQEATSMSALAEQTALESASASPTKKTSFILPAPGGLDQQQKQNSVKQHEDMQSMNENDIDEVAEKRTKTQLDKADKGASESRSPSVIAPIIVIEEDDEEEEKKENQELHINENDMKADEETPQNFNPSSAYASVIQAVSAPSQTSDKAQSKRPTATAMPNDTKSTDTPTSSEHAAVFAKVATAARSPGSVSTSSDADLPAIPRQPVLRTDIKDIDSEEVFEARFKKRESSLTRGLRKLTRNKSEEKSPVLSRKTVMGGEEVYRPGPRGAPLEMISKGLQEKSKSVQDLREEDKETGLGLIGRFSLRSKRSASIDKKGEKLKEEKHQDVQETAVSKRVSWAIGRSKSLDTKELNSAGAQRQLDEREQRKADESSVSAMRRKFESKVAGISAKIRTQSEERKDKDAEGSQKELAQKVLKKVTDSPVLAMRHKFENKVAGISTKIRSQSEERKEDAEGKRTPLFTRHRHSQSEGRGLKGMGIPENQLAKQASAGASKESIESTSSIHSEKASESDRRSRWDRWGLTRSKKDKTPSQSDLPSSAPKEDGLSKSQQFIRSASDFAPVFHIKLKDHVLLEGEPVTLTCLPAGSPHPEVTWMKDRKPLEADDRISLIAHPDGRQLLMIMKSSRRDDGVYECVATNPIATITTSCTLSIACIPKRPGTPEVPQTYNNTVLVLWKPADTKPPCSYTLERKTEGDSNWLTVATGVVDCYYNVTDLPPGGTFRFRVTCTNKAGQGPYSNCSAPVSLDSTVGGPSPVVPVVKTVPPPPEPEPPLKPAQNNAPRMPVSTISSTTTSLKVAAAPAALPLLPTAPSKMEVTPTPPSSLPYSPATNPSLPSAGTTAEDAPKIRSPLPSPPTVKAPPPFVLPKPQSPVNVVSPMTQTPPVSPPPPLVTPPSIPTKPAVASVPTYVPTTTVTAHVPPTPVSFSPQVLQTSSLSPIGDRASTPTRGNPSGRTAPSTALRQGVPQKPYTFLDEKARGRFGVIRECRENATGKIFMAKIIPYSQDNKQEVLKEYEILKSLHNEKVMALHEAYVTPRYLVLVAEYCTGKELLYSLIDRFRYSEDDVVGYLVQILQGVEYLHNRRVLHLDLKPDNIMVTNLNAIKIVDFGSAQSFNPLSLKHQDAGAGTLEYMAPEMIKGEVVGPPADVWAVGVVTYVMLSGRLPFEDKDPQQVESKILIAKFDPTKLYPNVSQSASAFLKKMLSSFPWARPTTRDCFSQAWLQDSYLMKLRRQTLTFTSSRLKEFLVEQQCRRAEGATKHKVLLRTYQSPASATAAATVPAPHVPSLK